The Thalassotalea nanhaiensis genome has a window encoding:
- a CDS encoding glycoside hydrolase family 2 TIM barrel-domain containing protein, with product MKVSSIKTCILLVVACVFPSFVTMAVEEWRDPQVFRINKEPARSFYYSFDNKNALKAQTPWQQNNHLLLNGKWKFNWVEHPSKRVVDFYKTSFDDDKWGTFPVPANWEINGYGTPFYHSHACFDNELLLPKQDIAYNPVGAYRKVFNVPSEWSEQQVFVHFGAVKSAFYLWVNGKKVGYSQDSKTDAAFDITPYIKQGDNLLALEVYRYSDGSYFECQDMWRLSGIERDVYVYTTPKVAVRDFHAYTTLDESYKNGLLTFDADIDNRSTLDSNIQSLQVEVIDQKNNVILTKKLSVQSLPAGTKTKVSFATKVNSPKLWSAEQPNLYDIRLTLINKSNQETQYIGRKIGFRSTEYKNGNFLVNGKPVLFKGVNRHEHDAKTGHVITHESMLEDVKMMKAFNINAVRMAHYPNDPYMYDLADEYGLYVMDEANTESHGLGASNQGGTYDPQRHIVNDPLWKAAYLDRISNMYERSKNNPSVVIRSLGNESGDGPNLEATYDWLKAQEQSPVISEQAQLRRHTDAYGQMYAPLSDIIRYAETQHDERPVILIEYEHAMGNSLGNFQEYWDAFEKYDSLQGGFIWDWVDQTIEKAAPDGTIFQAYGGDLEPEGTPNSDSFCANGLVFADRTPYPYLWEVKKVQQNIAIKALDIADGRLSIRNKFYFKDLSYYQLNWSLLENGEVVEQGSAGDLSAKPGESEIKSLAFKTKFNPQDEYFLNVDVISKTSEGLLEKGHIVAQEQLAFEHELISQKRDAEQALAINTGKDKTVFSGKSFALTLDNSSGLISSINYHGNELLKSSSHPEFWRAPVYNDLEIGKYEKNLAVWQHLGRNTKLNSIKVERKSESYAQVDVELALDAIESRYFLTYHVFGSGEVQVDNWFYAAPHKKFGELPRIGNLFELDTRYDNIEYYGRGPHENYDDRKSSAFIGLYNTNVDDLYTPYVRPSENGYHTDVRHVSFIDKQGRGITFSGVNHNSLKRKGVIGFGAQFFSTDDYDASKKDHVRRNLHPFELVKRDRIFVNIDHRQRGVGGTDSWGAEPLANYILPWLDYRFSFSFKPYQEND from the coding sequence ATGAAAGTATCTAGTATTAAGACCTGTATATTATTAGTTGTTGCGTGTGTTTTTCCTTCATTTGTAACAATGGCAGTAGAAGAGTGGCGCGACCCACAAGTTTTTAGAATTAATAAAGAACCAGCCAGAAGTTTTTATTACTCATTCGATAATAAAAATGCCTTAAAAGCACAAACTCCATGGCAACAAAACAATCACTTATTACTTAATGGTAAATGGAAATTTAATTGGGTAGAGCATCCTAGCAAAAGGGTTGTAGATTTTTATAAAACAAGCTTCGATGATGATAAATGGGGAACATTTCCTGTACCGGCCAATTGGGAAATTAATGGTTATGGTACACCGTTTTATCACAGTCATGCCTGCTTTGATAATGAGCTGTTATTACCTAAACAAGATATTGCTTACAACCCTGTTGGGGCTTATCGAAAAGTATTCAATGTGCCAAGTGAGTGGAGTGAACAGCAAGTATTTGTGCATTTTGGTGCGGTGAAATCAGCATTTTACCTTTGGGTAAATGGTAAAAAGGTTGGCTATTCTCAGGATTCAAAAACCGATGCTGCCTTTGATATTACTCCTTATATTAAGCAAGGAGATAACTTACTGGCACTAGAAGTTTATCGCTATTCAGATGGCTCTTATTTTGAGTGTCAAGATATGTGGCGATTAAGTGGTATTGAACGAGACGTATATGTTTATACAACGCCAAAAGTTGCAGTACGAGATTTTCATGCATACACCACGTTAGATGAGTCATATAAAAATGGATTATTAACTTTTGATGCTGATATTGATAATCGCTCAACGCTTGATTCTAATATTCAAAGTTTACAAGTTGAGGTTATTGATCAGAAAAATAATGTTATTTTAACGAAAAAACTGTCGGTTCAGTCTTTGCCTGCTGGCACAAAAACCAAGGTGAGCTTTGCTACAAAAGTGAACAGCCCTAAATTGTGGAGTGCAGAGCAACCCAATTTATATGATATTCGTTTAACCCTGATTAATAAAAGCAACCAAGAAACACAATATATTGGCCGTAAAATAGGGTTTCGCTCTACTGAATATAAAAACGGTAATTTTTTGGTGAATGGCAAACCGGTATTATTTAAAGGCGTAAACAGGCATGAGCATGATGCCAAAACGGGACATGTTATTACTCACGAGTCTATGCTTGAAGACGTTAAAATGATGAAAGCTTTCAATATTAATGCAGTGCGTATGGCGCATTATCCAAATGACCCTTATATGTATGACTTAGCGGATGAATATGGCTTATATGTTATGGATGAAGCGAATACCGAATCTCATGGTTTAGGTGCATCTAATCAAGGTGGAACTTATGACCCACAACGCCATATTGTTAACGATCCTTTATGGAAAGCTGCTTATTTAGACCGAATTTCTAATATGTATGAACGCAGTAAAAATAATCCATCCGTTGTTATTCGTTCTTTAGGTAATGAATCAGGTGACGGACCAAATTTAGAGGCAACGTATGATTGGTTAAAGGCTCAAGAGCAGTCTCCGGTAATATCCGAGCAAGCTCAATTACGTCGTCATACCGATGCATATGGACAAATGTATGCACCTTTATCGGACATCATTCGTTACGCAGAAACTCAACATGATGAACGCCCAGTTATACTGATTGAATATGAACACGCGATGGGGAATTCACTCGGAAATTTTCAAGAGTATTGGGATGCATTTGAAAAATACGATAGCTTACAAGGTGGATTTATATGGGATTGGGTTGATCAAACGATTGAAAAGGCAGCACCAGATGGAACTATATTTCAAGCTTATGGCGGTGATTTAGAACCAGAAGGGACACCTAATAGTGACAGTTTTTGTGCCAACGGTTTAGTCTTTGCCGATCGCACGCCTTACCCTTATCTTTGGGAAGTTAAAAAGGTTCAACAAAATATTGCTATTAAAGCGCTGGACATTGCTGACGGTCGCTTATCTATACGTAATAAATTTTACTTTAAAGACCTTAGTTATTATCAATTAAATTGGAGCTTACTTGAAAATGGTGAGGTTGTAGAGCAAGGCAGTGCAGGGGATTTATCAGCTAAACCGGGCGAAAGTGAAATTAAATCATTAGCGTTTAAAACTAAATTCAATCCTCAAGATGAGTATTTCCTTAATGTTGATGTGATATCAAAAACTAGTGAAGGGTTGTTAGAAAAAGGACACATAGTCGCTCAAGAGCAATTAGCCTTTGAGCATGAATTAATATCTCAGAAAAGAGATGCTGAACAGGCTTTGGCTATAAACACTGGTAAAGATAAAACGGTTTTTAGTGGCAAGTCTTTCGCTCTTACATTGGATAATAGTTCAGGTTTAATTTCGTCGATTAACTATCATGGTAACGAGTTACTTAAATCCTCTTCTCACCCGGAGTTTTGGCGTGCACCTGTTTATAACGATTTAGAGATAGGGAAGTATGAGAAGAACCTAGCAGTTTGGCAACACTTAGGTCGTAATACTAAACTAAATTCAATAAAAGTAGAGCGTAAATCTGAGTCGTATGCGCAAGTAGATGTTGAACTTGCTTTAGATGCAATAGAAAGTCGATATTTTCTTACTTATCATGTGTTTGGCTCTGGTGAAGTACAAGTGGATAATTGGTTCTATGCGGCGCCTCATAAAAAATTTGGAGAGTTACCTCGCATTGGTAATTTATTTGAACTAGATACTCGCTACGATAATATAGAATACTACGGTAGGGGACCCCACGAAAACTATGATGATAGAAAGTCATCGGCATTTATAGGGTTGTACAATACTAATGTAGATGATTTATATACCCCTTATGTTCGTCCTTCAGAAAATGGCTATCATACTGATGTTAGACACGTTTCTTTTATTGATAAACAAGGCCGAGGTATTACATTTAGTGGAGTAAATCATAACTCACTTAAACGCAAAGGAGTAATTGGTTTTGGCGCGCAATTCTTCTCCACTGATGATTATGATGCATCTAAAAAAGATCATGTAAGAAGAAACCTTCATCCATTTGAATTGGTTAAAAGAGACAGAATATTTGTCAATATTGATCACCGCCAGCGTGGTGTCGGTGGCACTGATTCATGGGGAGCTGAACCTCTAGCTAATTATATTTTACCTTGGTTAGATTACCGTTTTTCTTTTAGCTTTAAACCTTATCAAGAAAACGATTAG
- a CDS encoding glycoside hydrolase, with translation MKVKIMNSHLKGFILGLTVLPVTFTLCAQTQISVKYGQTFQVIDGFGASDAWTFNPMINKWEAEGKQADIESLADTLFSAETGIGLSAWRFNIGAGSAEQGNNSLISLDNLGKPYRRAELLQPSPGAPIDNTKQLGQIRFLQEAHERGVQNFVAFTNSPPVWATKNGLAHPNNGTGVDSTNLDPDMTDEYATFLVDVLTYLRSEDVNVPVNYISPINEPTWEWQGKSQEANRYNMSDVVSVYNELFSALAGAELTDKVEIDAGEVVEYTAALSDSYYKDFTNGSSNYTSGMNGKGLGLYKNYIDELLGNETIRTKISNKISLHGYHSDAWSDRMGTLRNLVLENVKAASPEAKIWMSEFSILGGTGDVRNFEGNGWNVNDMDYAMHIAKVIHRDLTRLNVSAWHWWLGVTPYNYKDGLIKVNSELDADSIRTSKILWTLGHYSRFIRPDYVRIGLANVDNLNGVMASAYKSPDGNKIVIVAANASTSAETLSFDLADLPQGKMVSSFSTYITNAENDLVLKTPTLISSDYSLPAKSIVSFVADIVDVDTAPVVSFSQDKTLVEEGGTVSFLSLTSNSPETFEWLFEGGTPETSSEAAPEVMYEHSGTFNVSLTATNAFGSDTKTLTDVVNVVVEDPENCSSSGYLNIETWSNLSDTGDYDYDSSVASIPLQSTSQASTIDMFEIQADSGDNYATRIRGYLCAPLTGEYTFWIASDNHGELWLSSDESQSNTSRIAHSNDWNNYQEWDKYESQKSAPIHLIAGQKYYVETLHKEHNGGDNLSVGWKLPDGTFERPILDNRISPFIAEEDPTPLPTPDPKAEDSSSSGGGSLSIFMLFIIALFKQRHMFTRNRS, from the coding sequence ATGAAAGTTAAAATAATGAATAGCCATTTAAAAGGTTTTATATTGGGGCTAACTGTATTGCCCGTAACCTTTACGTTGTGTGCACAAACCCAAATATCTGTTAAGTATGGGCAAACCTTTCAAGTGATTGATGGATTTGGCGCATCGGACGCTTGGACTTTCAATCCTATGATTAATAAGTGGGAAGCAGAAGGTAAGCAAGCGGATATTGAGTCTTTAGCCGATACGCTTTTTTCTGCAGAAACAGGTATTGGACTATCTGCTTGGCGTTTTAATATTGGCGCGGGTAGTGCTGAACAGGGCAATAATAGTTTAATTTCTTTGGATAACTTAGGGAAACCTTATCGACGGGCAGAATTATTGCAACCTAGCCCGGGTGCACCAATCGACAATACTAAGCAACTTGGTCAAATTCGTTTCTTGCAAGAAGCGCATGAGCGGGGAGTGCAGAATTTTGTCGCTTTCACCAATAGTCCACCAGTGTGGGCGACCAAAAATGGATTAGCTCACCCTAATAATGGCACAGGTGTCGATTCAACTAATTTAGATCCTGATATGACGGATGAATATGCGACGTTTTTGGTCGATGTTCTAACGTACTTAAGGAGCGAAGATGTTAATGTTCCAGTAAATTACATAAGCCCTATCAATGAGCCCACATGGGAATGGCAAGGTAAGAGTCAAGAAGCTAACCGCTATAATATGAGCGATGTAGTTTCAGTTTATAACGAATTATTTAGTGCACTTGCAGGAGCAGAGCTTACAGATAAAGTAGAAATAGATGCTGGCGAAGTTGTGGAATATACAGCAGCGCTTAGTGATAGTTATTATAAAGATTTTACTAATGGCAGTTCAAATTACACTAGTGGCATGAATGGAAAGGGCTTGGGTCTATATAAAAATTATATAGATGAGTTACTTGGTAATGAAACAATACGTACAAAAATAAGTAATAAAATATCTTTGCACGGCTACCATTCTGATGCTTGGTCTGATCGGATGGGCACATTGCGCAATTTGGTACTTGAAAATGTAAAAGCTGCATCGCCAGAAGCTAAAATTTGGATGAGTGAGTTTTCCATTTTAGGTGGTACAGGTGATGTGCGTAACTTTGAAGGTAACGGCTGGAATGTCAATGATATGGATTATGCAATGCATATTGCTAAAGTCATTCATCGAGATTTAACTCGCCTTAATGTAAGTGCCTGGCATTGGTGGTTAGGAGTAACGCCATATAATTACAAAGATGGTTTAATAAAAGTAAACAGTGAATTAGACGCTGACTCTATTCGAACATCAAAAATTTTATGGACTTTAGGTCACTACAGCCGTTTCATTAGGCCTGACTATGTGCGTATTGGACTAGCAAACGTTGATAATTTAAATGGGGTTATGGCATCAGCTTATAAGAGCCCTGATGGTAATAAAATAGTTATTGTGGCTGCCAATGCAAGCACAAGCGCAGAAACTTTATCTTTTGACTTAGCTGATTTACCGCAAGGTAAAATGGTCAGTTCATTTTCAACGTATATTACCAACGCTGAGAATGATTTAGTTTTAAAAACACCTACGCTCATATCGAGTGACTATAGCTTACCAGCAAAATCAATTGTGAGTTTTGTGGCTGATATTGTCGATGTTGATACCGCACCTGTGGTGAGTTTTAGTCAAGATAAAACGTTAGTTGAAGAAGGCGGAACTGTGTCTTTTTTAAGCTTAACTTCAAATTCCCCAGAAACCTTTGAGTGGCTATTTGAAGGAGGTACCCCTGAAACAAGTTCTGAAGCTGCACCTGAAGTGATGTATGAACACTCTGGAACTTTTAACGTGTCACTTACAGCAACAAACGCTTTTGGCTCTGATACTAAAACCTTAACTGATGTGGTAAATGTTGTCGTTGAGGACCCAGAAAATTGCTCGTCATCTGGTTATTTAAATATAGAAACTTGGTCGAACCTTAGTGATACGGGTGACTACGACTATGACTCTTCTGTAGCGAGTATCCCTTTGCAGTCTACTTCGCAAGCTAGCACAATCGATATGTTTGAGATCCAAGCTGACTCTGGTGACAATTATGCGACGAGAATTCGTGGCTATTTATGCGCCCCATTAACTGGTGAGTATACTTTTTGGATAGCCTCAGATAATCATGGTGAGCTATGGTTAAGTAGCGATGAAAGTCAGAGTAATACCTCGAGAATTGCACATAGTAATGACTGGAATAATTATCAAGAGTGGGATAAATATGAATCACAAAAATCTGCTCCTATTCATTTAATCGCTGGCCAAAAATACTATGTTGAAACCTTGCATAAAGAGCATAATGGTGGCGATAACTTATCGGTTGGTTGGAAGTTACCTGACGGTACTTTTGAGCGACCAATACTAGATAACCGTATTTCTCCTTTTATTGCTGAAGAAGATCCAACTCCACTACCTACGCCCGATCCAAAAGCGGAAGATAGCTCAAGCTCTGGCGGCGGCTCACTATCTATTTTTATGTTGTTCATTATTGCTTTGTTCAAACAGCGCCATATGTTTACTAGGAATCGTTCATAA
- a CDS encoding cadherin repeat domain-containing protein → MRTILGKYTWILLSSILLIACGEGGDDVSFNYDEDKVISENQSNEYVEEARAPDGFKVIYYVDAGDGTPSKLEVRETFGTRSSVEDQAYGPDLVTGYSWGYTSETAQYYADADNYGSIRGDERDTAGKGVEYAFELDSGSYTVVFGFNDPWDAEGTRHVDIIAEGNALEEGYFIAVDNDYRRFDNVEVTDGVLEVAVQRTATNSDGDADPQISWIEIWGETDEETATPVQKIWISGEFQINHWELSQAPIMTAQAEGWYETTVHFQQAGIFNFIDQNFTWDSEYYGVDGEGNVVYSTDGGSMSVDAAGYYTIRFNIDTLEYSATGTDLSALSAQDNMYIWGKGFPQYPDHDWWDESTSYYDIADAIPLEKNFNGMGEHVFGIADLEFSDAVELQFVNSTDDSIAMQWGFSSLDALNNNSGEFYWHKTVQEDWQYLSYNEAAGLYTVIFDYAAGRATLIKQTTGIYMVGAGTYGDWDVSQAVAMTASEEWPGWYYVEIQFSNEDSGDEVKPYGDYKFVSDRSWDKDDYGLVDASTSDSGLVSEGESLDEMVNGGGDAIPAPPPGYYEVWFAPESLSYVLYGIDSSSTNVRTEMYIVGKGFVDYPELDWSPDNAIPMTSNFQDRGEYVFGYECLQLSDAVDIKFLGQQAWAETETDLDVGFVIGGEQTAPIIWTQADVGDGSADLKLVDQAGFYNVSFDYLANRINVVPNNACGGTVQQYYYVGHGVPGDWDVSQAEPMLIDPNWPTWYYIDLRYSADDSDYKFVSEQSWNGENWGLIPGSDSTTSLENSANSNAIPVAGEGYFNIWFEPSTGTLDIYDLTTDTTYAEMYIIGKGFVDYPEHDWDPTTAIAMVANFQSGGDYVFGLECLELGAAVDLKFISEKSWDGLDAGFVNGGEQTAPITFAQIKTGDGSSDLKLVDQAGFYDVSFDYLLNRASVTLNESGTCD, encoded by the coding sequence ATGAGAACAATATTAGGAAAATATACGTGGATACTGCTCTCCAGCATTCTTCTAATCGCATGCGGAGAGGGAGGGGATGACGTTTCTTTTAATTACGACGAAGATAAAGTTATCTCTGAAAACCAATCAAATGAATATGTAGAGGAAGCTAGAGCTCCTGATGGTTTTAAAGTTATCTATTACGTGGATGCTGGTGATGGTACTCCGAGTAAATTAGAAGTTCGGGAAACATTTGGTACACGCAGTAGTGTCGAAGATCAGGCCTATGGACCAGACTTAGTAACCGGTTACAGCTGGGGTTATACCTCGGAAACTGCGCAATATTACGCAGATGCTGATAACTACGGCAGTATTCGTGGTGACGAAAGAGATACTGCAGGTAAAGGGGTTGAATATGCCTTTGAATTAGACAGTGGCAGTTATACCGTGGTGTTTGGTTTTAACGACCCTTGGGACGCAGAAGGTACTCGCCACGTTGATATTATCGCAGAAGGTAATGCTCTCGAAGAAGGCTACTTCATTGCGGTAGACAATGATTACAGACGTTTTGACAATGTCGAGGTTACTGATGGTGTTTTAGAAGTTGCGGTTCAAAGAACAGCAACAAACTCTGATGGCGACGCAGACCCACAAATATCTTGGATAGAAATTTGGGGAGAAACAGATGAAGAAACGGCTACCCCGGTGCAAAAAATATGGATATCCGGTGAATTCCAAATCAATCATTGGGAACTTAGCCAAGCACCAATCATGACAGCACAAGCCGAAGGCTGGTACGAAACTACCGTACATTTTCAACAAGCAGGTATATTTAACTTCATCGACCAGAACTTCACATGGGATTCAGAATATTATGGTGTAGACGGCGAAGGAAATGTAGTTTATTCAACAGATGGCGGCTCGATGAGCGTTGATGCTGCGGGTTATTACACGATCCGCTTTAACATCGATACATTAGAATACAGCGCTACGGGAACAGACCTATCAGCACTTTCCGCTCAAGATAATATGTACATTTGGGGTAAAGGTTTTCCACAATATCCTGATCATGATTGGTGGGATGAAAGTACGTCGTACTACGATATAGCAGACGCGATTCCTTTAGAGAAGAATTTTAATGGCATGGGGGAGCATGTATTTGGCATAGCTGATTTAGAGTTTTCAGATGCGGTTGAACTTCAGTTTGTAAACTCTACTGATGATTCGATCGCTATGCAGTGGGGCTTCAGTAGCCTCGACGCCCTAAACAACAACTCGGGCGAATTTTATTGGCACAAAACAGTTCAAGAAGACTGGCAATACCTTTCGTATAACGAAGCAGCAGGCTTATACACAGTCATTTTTGACTATGCGGCTGGTAGAGCAACATTAATTAAACAAACAACTGGTATCTATATGGTTGGCGCTGGTACTTACGGCGATTGGGACGTTTCTCAAGCTGTAGCAATGACAGCCTCAGAAGAATGGCCCGGTTGGTATTACGTTGAAATCCAATTTAGCAACGAAGACTCAGGTGATGAAGTTAAACCTTATGGTGATTATAAATTCGTAAGCGATCGTAGCTGGGATAAAGATGATTATGGATTAGTCGATGCTTCAACAAGTGACTCTGGTTTAGTCTCCGAAGGAGAAAGTTTAGATGAAATGGTAAATGGAGGTGGCGATGCCATTCCTGCCCCACCGCCAGGTTATTATGAAGTTTGGTTTGCCCCAGAATCATTAAGCTATGTACTCTATGGAATCGATTCATCATCAACCAACGTTCGAACAGAAATGTACATAGTTGGTAAAGGCTTTGTCGACTACCCGGAACTTGACTGGTCACCAGACAACGCTATTCCAATGACGAGTAATTTCCAAGATCGTGGCGAATATGTTTTTGGCTATGAATGTTTGCAGTTGAGTGACGCCGTCGATATCAAATTCCTAGGTCAACAAGCTTGGGCAGAGACAGAGACAGACTTAGACGTTGGCTTTGTCATTGGCGGAGAACAAACCGCGCCAATCATTTGGACACAAGCCGATGTTGGTGATGGCAGTGCTGACCTCAAGTTAGTTGATCAAGCGGGATTCTACAATGTAAGTTTTGACTACTTAGCTAACCGCATTAATGTAGTGCCTAATAACGCTTGTGGAGGCACCGTTCAACAATACTACTATGTTGGTCATGGTGTGCCAGGTGACTGGGATGTATCTCAAGCGGAACCTATGCTTATAGATCCCAATTGGCCAACTTGGTACTACATAGATCTGCGCTATAGTGCTGACGATTCTGATTATAAGTTTGTCAGTGAGCAAAGCTGGAATGGTGAAAACTGGGGATTAATTCCTGGCTCCGACTCAACAACTTCACTAGAAAACTCAGCTAATAGCAATGCAATTCCTGTTGCTGGCGAAGGCTACTTTAACATTTGGTTTGAACCAAGCACCGGTACATTAGACATTTACGACCTAACTACAGATACCACTTATGCTGAAATGTATATCATCGGTAAGGGATTTGTCGATTACCCAGAACACGATTGGGACCCAACCACAGCGATTGCGATGGTGGCCAATTTCCAAAGTGGCGGTGATTATGTATTTGGTCTTGAATGCCTTGAACTCGGTGCTGCCGTAGACCTTAAATTTATAAGTGAAAAGTCTTGGGATGGACTTGATGCTGGTTTCGTTAACGGTGGAGAACAAACGGCCCCCATTACTTTCGCACAGATTAAAACGGGTGATGGTTCTTCCGACCTGAAACTCGTCGACCAAGCCGGGTTCTATGACGTGAGCTTCGACTATCTGCTCAACAGAGCTAGCGTCACTTTAAATGAATCAGGTACGTGTGATTAA